Genomic DNA from Mycolicibacterium helvum:
GTAAACCGATGAAAAAGCTGGGGCAGCAAGGGATTGAGCACATATAGCTCGCCCTGGTCGCCAGTCACCCGCAGACTTATCCTCAGCAGATCGGTCGACCACATCGAACATCGAAGCGAGCCGGTGTGCCCGGCTGGAAAGCGCAGCTGAGCCACCATCGCCCGATCCACGTTGCTGCCACGCAACTTCGCCTGTGCCGAACAGACTTCCGGGGTAGCACCACCGAACGCCCGCAGCATGTGGACCGCATAGCAACCGGCATCCATGGTGGCACCACCGGCAAGGGAGTAGTCATAGCGGATGTCGGAGAACTTCGGCAACGGAAAGCAGAAGGCGATATCCAGTCGCTCGAGGATGCCCAGCTCCCCCGAAGCGATGATCTCTTGAGCACGCAACGCTAGTGGGTGATACAGGTAGTGAAACGCCTCCATCACCACCCGATCCGATGCTGCGGCAAATTCGGCGATCTCTCTGGCTTCGGCCGCATTGGCTGCGAAGGGCTTCTCGCACAACACGTGCTTGCCTGCCTCGATGGCGGCCCGAGTCCATTTGCCGTGCAAGCCATTCGGCAACGGGTTGTACACAGCGTCCAAGTGCGGGTCGGCAATAAGCGCCTCGTAGCTGTCATGCACCCGGGCGATGCCGTGTTTGGCTGCGAACGCCTGTGCGCGCGACACGTCCCGCGCCGCCACCGCGGCCACCACGACCTCGGCATTGTCCTTCGCCGGATTGATCAGGGCTGCCGGGGTGATCGTGGCCGCCCCCAGGACCCCGATCCGCACAATGCCGGTCACTAGTTGCCGAACCCGAGCTCGGTCAATGTCGCAATCGCCCGCCGACACCACAACCTCGCGGGCGCCGTGTCAGACACTGGCACTGTGTCAATCATAGGAAAGGCGCTCCTTACTAACCCCGCGTAACTAGCACTGTTGGGCCGCGTCCAAACTTTGAGTTGGGCCGTGGTGAAGGGTACGCCAACGCCGAGAATTCCTAGCACCGCTTTCGGCCTACGCTTGCGGGTCACAGTAAGAGCTCTGGCCCGCGCCCAACACCGCCCCTTCGTGGTTAGACGCGTACGTCTCTGGCTGACCGATCGTCCATCAGCAGCGGATAGCATCGCAAACGTGACTCTATTCGTGCGCGAGTACGGTCCGGCCGACGGGCCTACAATCATCTTCCTTCACGGCGGGCTGATGAGTGGCTGGACGTGGGAGCCCGTAGTCGAACGGATGCAGCAATACCGTTGCCTGGTCCCGGATCTGCCCCAGTATGGCAAGAGCTTTCATCAGGGACCGTTCGATATGGGTCGAGCTGCCAACGCTGTCGCGGAGATCATCCGTACGCGGGCAAGCACTGGCCGAGCACACGTGGTTGGCTTTTCCCTCGGAGCACAGGTGGGCGTACAGCTGCTGGCGACCGAGCCACAACTTGTCGACCGGGCGGTACTCAGTAGCACCGTCATCAACACGCTGCCTGCGGTCCAGCTCACGCGGCGGTTGGCACGGCGACTAGCCCAGACCGCGTGGTTTCGATGGACTGTCATCGACCGCTTCTGGGACGAACGCCAAGCGGCCGACAACGTTGACTATCACGACGACGCACGCCTGAACGCGGGCGATCAGCTTGCCGACATCGCCGGGGCGTCCGCGGGATTCACACTGCCCCGGGGGCTCGGGAAGTCGCAAGTACCAACCTTATTCGTAGCGGGCAGCGACGAGCTGCGCCTCGTCCGGCGCTCCGCGGCGAAACTCGCCCAGTCGATGCCCAACGGAGTGGAGAGAGTCGCAACCGGGATGGGCCACGACTGGCCGCTGCGCAGTCCTGACCTTTTCTGCCGAACTGTCGCCGCCTGGGTCTGCCGCGCTCCACTACCTCCCGAGCTCGTATTGCCCGCCTCAGGTGGTCGTGGTTTATCGAAAGCCAAACTACGCCAAAGACGTAGCGTGTAGGACCGGCCCACCTGAGAACCGCGAAGTTTCGCCTCTACCGCAAGAACGCCTGACGTTAGCGCTCCGAGGCGAGGACCCGCGAACTCACTTCTTGCGCCACAGCACGCCCGTTCCGTCGATATCGACGATTTCGGCGGTGATCCCGTGCTTCTCGCGGTAATCGGTGACGGCCATCTCGCACGCTTTCACGGCCAGATAGTCGTCGACGATGCAGAAGCCGCCAGGCGACAGCCGCGGGTACAACCCGTCCAGTGCCTGAATCGTGGACTCGTACAGGTCGCCATCGAGCCGCAACACCGAGATGGCATCGATCGGGGCGTCGTGCAGCGTGTCCTTGAACCAGCCGGGCAGGAAACGGACTTGGTCGTCCAGCAGGCCGTAACGTTCGAAATTCTTCTTGACGTCGGCTTCCGACACCCCCAAGATGCCCGAAACTAGTTCTGCGTGAATCCCTTTGTCCGCCTTGTAATTATCGGTGTCAGAGCGCGGGACCCCTTGGAAGGAATCACACAACCACACGTTGCGGGTCGTATCCCCATAGGCCGCGAGGACCGCGCGCATAAGAATGCACGCGCCGCCGCGCCACACACCGGTCTCCACGAGATCACCAGGGACGTCTTCGGCCAGCACCGTCTCCACGCACTCCTGCAGGCTGGTGAGCCGCTTCATGCCGATCATCGTCTCGGCTTCGGCCGGCCAGTCCAGCCCCGCCTCACGGTAATTCTGATCGCGCACGCCCGCACCCCTGAGCTTGGGGCCGAAAGTATTTGCCGCCTTGAGAAGGAGACGTCGGCGCAACGGCCAGTCCGAGGGCATCCGCTCATGCATCCCGAACCTGGTCAGGTTGCGTCGCAGCAGGTCGAGGTACAGCGAACGCACGTCGTAATCGGTGATGGTCAAGACTGCCCTATCTCGCATGTCAGCATTTCGGCGCTGAGTCTAAACTTGCAGACACGTCAGTTTGCGGCGTTTTCCCCAGATCGATCCTTAGGTCAGCCAACCCGCTTGCGACGAGCGAAATCTTCCAGGAGATCAGCCGCCCTCGTCGCGCTGTCGGCCGGCCTGATCATCCTGGCGGCAAGCTCGCGGGCACGGGTGAGGTAGGCCGGGGCCAGGATGGTGCGCAGATCGGCGACCAGCGTTTTCTCGGTCGCCGCGGTGAACTTCCGAGTGGCGCCCACCTTCAGGCCTTTGACCGCAGCACCCCAGATCACCTGCACATCGGCCATATACAGGACCAATGTCGGCAGCCCGGCGCGCAGGCCCGCCGCGGTGGTGCCGGCGCCGCCGTGGTGCACAACGGCCCGACACGACGGGAAGATCGTCGCGTAGTTCACCGCGCCCACCACCTTGACGTGGTCGAACTGCGGGACGTCACTGAAATCGGTCCAACCGGCGCACACCAGCGCCCGCTCGCCCACCTGCGCGCAGGCGCCCGCAATCATGGCGATCATGTCGGCGGGCGACTCGACCGGGATGCTGCCGAACCCGAAACAGATTGGCGGGGTTCCCGCGGCGATCCAGGACATGACATCGTCGTCGGCTTCGGTCGCCAACTCGAGAGTCAGGGTGCCGACGAACGGCCGCTGGCCATCCCACCCTGCCCACTCATCTGCCAATCCCGGAAACAAGGCGTCGTCGTAGGCCTGGATTTCCAGCGATTCGAGTTCAGCGATCCGCCCCGGCACAGGCCCCGTCGCAGGCGGCAGGCCCAGTTCCCGCCGCGCCAAACCGACGACGTTCTTCACCGAAAGCCAGACCACCCATTCGTAAACCTTCATCGCCGCGCGCAGCACCGGCCCAGGCACACGCGGCAAGAGCTTGCCGTTGACCCGCATCGGAAACCAGAACACCGTCGCCAGCGGGACACCACAGTATTCCGAGACGTCGAACACGAGTTCCTCGTAACTGACGCCACTCACCAGCACGTCGGCCCCACCCGCTACCGATGCGAGCGACCTGCTCATCTCGGTCCACGCCCGCATACCCGGCTCGCGCGATTCGCGGAGATACTTCTGCACCTCCCGGAAACGCCAGAAGTTACGGAAGAAATAGCCCCAGAAGTCGCGGGTGTCCTCCAACCACGCCCGGGTATCGGGTCCGTAAGCGACCGCAGCGAGGCCGACGGATTCCGCCGATCCGATCGAGTCTGGCGGAATGGCCATGAGCACGTCGTGACCGCGGCGCATCAGCTCGCGGCCGACGGCGATGCCGGGCTCGACATCCCCACGGGTTCCGTAGAAAGCCAGCACAAATTTCATCGGATGCTCCCGACCCGACCCGGCTACGCCCACGTGCCCTTGCGCCGGTGAACCAGCGCAAGGGTCTCGAGGCCGAGCTTCACAACGAACGGCGGCAACAAGCGGTCGAGATTGCGGTAGCGGCCGGCATCCTTGAACACCTGCCGGAACCCGCGTTCGCTTGCCCCGTAAGCCGCGAAGACGCGATCCAGCTCGGCCTCATCCCACGACCCGTCTCGCGCGGCCGCGGCAAGCGATTCGTAGACCGTGCCGATCCAGTCGGTGCCGAATGGCTCGGTCACCTGGCCGCGGGTTTGATGGTGCCGCAAATCCGGGGTCAGGAACTCGTCGACTTCGGCCTCATCTTTGGCGTCGAGATCGATCGCGATCGCCGTGGAGATTCGCTTCAATTCCCGGCGCCAGTCTTCGAGGAGATTGGAGTATTCAACGAACACGCGCGGTACGTCACGGGTGTCCCGTTCGGCCAGCAGACTGTATTTCAGCCACCAGGCACAGGTGAGCTCCGGTGAGGAGTCGACGTAATTTTGCTGGTTGGCACGCTTCTCCAGAGATCCGATGATCTCGTCCGGATGGCGTACCGCGACTACGGCCGCGACGTCGAAGCCGGCCTGACGCGCGGCCTCGAACCAGATCCGGGACACCGCGGTCGTTTTCGGTTCCTTGATGATCAGGACCGGGGCGGGCGGCAAGCTGGCGAGGTAGTCCTTGAGCTTGGCCACCCAGGCGCCGTTCTTCTCGGCGGCGAACGCGCCGTCCTGGTAGGAATCCAGGGCCGTGTCGTACCCGGAGCTGTCGTGATCATGCAGGATCGCCTGATTCAGATGGATGACGGCGCGCGCCTCGAAAAACCCGCGCGGATTCTCCGAGGTAGCGCCCAACAGGCCGGGCGGAAGCGAGCCGCCGCACAGGGAGAGAACTCGCGCCAGCGCCGAGGTTCCGGACCGGCCATTGCCCAACACAAAAAGAGCCACCGGGCGACTCCGAGCCCCCGGTTGCGGGGTATCTCGAGGATTCTCGGCACTGGGCCGGCTTGTCATCACAGCGGCAGAATAGGGTTCTCGTGAGCGCTTCGACAAGGTGTTGAGCCGTTGCGGTGCACCACCCAACCTCGCCAAATCACAACAACCCGTCGGCTACTCTGACGCTCGTGTCAATCCAGGACCGTCCTGCGCAAGCACCCGATGATGCGCGGCGGGACAACCTGCTCGTACTGATGGATCAAGCCTTCTATGCGGGCCATCACGCCGCCGGCCAGCAGGAAGTGATGCAGGTCGGCTGGGTCTATCACCACCCAGTCGACATCGAGGGATTGGAGCGTTTTCGCGACAAACTCGGTCAAGGAATGATGGGACGGCTCATCGAGCGGTCACCGCTGCCGTTCGGCCGGTGGCGGTGGGTATCGGACCCCAATCCGGCCCCACTGGATATCGCCGAGGCCGTTCGCCCGCGGGATGAGCTCGGCGACTGGTTCGACGAGCGCACCCAACTACCTATCGACCCGGAATCGGGACCCGGCTGGCGGATCAGCGTGGTCCGTCTCAGCGACGGCTCGACCGCCATCAGCTTGGTGCTGTCTCACTACGTCATCGACGGCATCGGTGCGGCCGTCGCGGTGACCCAGGCGCTCCTCGACCTGCCCGTCGATCTTGGCTATCCGCCCCCTCGGTCGCGCTCTCGGCTGCAGGCCTTGGTTCAAGACGCCCGCGGAACCGCACGGGATGCCCCGGATACGGTGCGGGCATTTCTCGCGGCGGTGAAAGAGGCCCGCCGCCGCCAGCAGGATGTTGTGCACTCCCAGGCCCAGGCATCATTGCCTGGCCCGCCGACCAGCGGCGCCGACGACCTCATGATCGTGCCCAACATCTGGATCCGGATCCGGCTGGACGAGTGGAATGCGCTTGCGGAAACTCTGGGCGGCACAGTGAGCGCGCTGGCTGCGGCGTTCACCGCGAGACTCGACCGGCACATGGGACGCACGCATGGGGATGCCGACAATGTCAGAATGCTGCTCACCGTCAATACCCGCACCATGGACGATGCGCGGGCGATCGCCGTCTCGTTTGTCCGGGTCGGCATCGACCCGGAGTGCGTGACGGCCGATCTGACTCCCGCCCGCGCCGCGATCAAACAGGCGCTCAAGGACGCAAAAGACACCCCCGACGAATCGGCGGAGCTCGTTGCCCTGACGCCGTTCACCCCCAAACGGGCGTGGAAGCATCTGATGGACTACGCGGTCAGCGACCCGGAGCAACCCGCGGTGTGCTCGAGCCTCGGCGATACGGGTCCGGCCGCAAGCCGCCCCGACGGCACGCTGTCCGACGGGATGTTCGCTCGAGGAGCGAGCCAGAACGTGACGCGCGGCTGGCTTGAACGAGCGGGCAGCCAACTGCACGTCTTTGTCGGCACCTCGATGGAGATGAATCAGGTCGGCGTGTGCGTGCGCGGCTACCAACCAGGTGCTGTGACAACCAGGTCCCAGTTGCGGGAGTTGGCCGAGCGCGCACTGACTGAATTCGGCCTCGCCGGCGAGATCGATTAGCGGATCGTGCGCCGAACCCCCATAGATATGAGAGTCGGTGGCACTGCGTCCTACCGCTTGCGGGCGCGTCAATGTGGCCTGCCTGCCAGCAACATAACAGTTAGCCATTACCGCGGCTTTACGCACGCGTAAGCCGTAAGCTCCGCTGTTGCATCACGAAAGAGCCCATACGGAGGCCATCAGCATGATTGACTCTCGTCAAGATCGGTCGTGCTCTCGGCAACCCCGCTCGTTTGCGGAGATCGCCGGACGGGCGGACTGTGACGCCCGCCACGCGGACGCTAACCTGAGGTACCGCGTCGATGTGTAGCTGTGCTTTCCATCCGACGGCTGGTACTACGAACGGAAGCGCTTGGAAGATGGGAAAGGTCGTCGTGCGGTGATCGATGGAAGTTTGCCCGACGTTGAGCAAACTCAGCCCGATGTCACCGACTGGCCCCGCGATGACACCGCTGAGCAGCCTGCCGACCAATCGCCGCCCCCGCCGCCCGCCCGGAGCGAATCCCGGAAGGGCCGTCGAAATCGAGGACTTGCGTTCACGTTGCTGAAGCGCCTGTGGATTCCGCTGCTCGTGATCGCCGTACTCGCTGCCGGCGGACTGACGGTGTCGCGCCTGCACGGCATCTTCGGATCAGAGACAGGCCTCTCCTACAGCGATACCAAGAACGAAAAGGCCAAACCTTACAACCCGAAGAAGATGAAATACGAGATCTTCGGACCGCCTGGGACCTCGGCCCAGATCAGTTATTTCGACGAAAACGGCAACCCGGTGCATACAGATGCGACACTGCCATGGTCGTTGGAGTTCCCGATCTCCGCCGCGGCAGGCATCGGAAGCATTGCCGCCCAGGGTGATAGCGACACCATTGGCTGCCGGATCTCGATAGACGGCGACGTGAAAGCGGACAACACCACGACGCACGAAGTGAGTTCCTTCGTCTCCTGTCTGCTGAAGGCCGCATGAGTAACCACCAGCTGGAAACAAGCCGGCCTTTCATTGCGCACAACATCCGCCGGTTCTCGGTGCTGGTCATCTTGGGGTGGATGGCGATCATCGTCGGCTTGACCCTCGGCGTACCAACCCTGGAGCAGGTCGAGGCTGAGCACGCGGTATCGCTGAACCCCACCGATGCACCGTCTTATAAGGCGGCGATGCGAATCGGCGGAGCTTTCGATCAGTCCTACGCCGGTAATGCCGCCGCGATGATCGTCCTTGAAGGCCAGCAGCCGCTCGGCGATGACGCTCACGAGTACTACGACCGTATGATCCGCCAGTTCCGAGCCGATACCAAGCACGTTCAGAACATCCAGAACTTCTGGGGTGACCCCCTCACCAGGGGCGCCGCGGAGAGCGACGATGGTAAGGCCGCATACGTCCAGGTGCTGCTTTCCGGCAAACCGGGCGAGGCGTTGGCCAACGAATCGGTCCAATCCGTGCAGCACATCATCGAGCAGACCCCCGCGCCGCCAGGCGTCAAAGCCTACGTGACCGGTCCCGCCGCGCTTGCCGCCGATATGAGCCGCGCCGGCAACAGCACGGTCACCACGATCACGTTGGTGAGCATCGCGGTGATTTTCCTGACGCTGCTCATCGTCTACCGTTCGCCGCTCACCGTGATCGTGCTGCTGTTCGTCGTCGGAATACAACTGTCAGCGGCCCGTGGCTTTGTTGCGTTACTCGGCCATCACGAGATCATTGGACTTACCACCTTCGCGGTAAACCTGTTGGTAGGCCTGGTGATCGCGGCCGGCACGGACTACGCAATCTTTTTCATCGGCCGATATCATGAGGCGCGTCTGGCCGGCGAAGACCGGCAAACGGCGTTCTACACCATGTATCAAGGTGTCGCGAAGGTGGTGCTGGCCACCGGCCTGACGGTGGCCGGAGCGACGCTCTGCCTCAGCTTCACCCGGTTACCTTTCTTCCAAGCCCTCGGCGTTCCCTGCGCGGTAGGCATCTTGGTCGCGGTCGCGGTTGCCCTCACGCTGGTGCCGGCCGTGATTGCGGCGGGAAGCCGCTTTGGTCTGTTCGAGCCCAAGCGAAAAGTCACAGCTCGTGGATGGCGGCGAATCGGGACGGCGATCGTTCGCTGGCCTGGACCAATCCTGGTCGCTTCGTTGGCGATTACCCTTGTCGGACTTTTGACGCTGCCGGGATTCAAACCCGATTACAACGACCAGCACTTTCTTCCCAAGAACATCCCGGCTGCCGAGGGAATTGCTGCGGCATCACGACATTTTCCACCGTCGGCGATGATGTCACCTGAGATCTTGATGGTCGAGACCGATCACGACCTCCGCAATTCGGCAGACTTCTTGGTGCTGAACAAACTGGCGAAAGCAGTACTTGCTATACCGGGTATCGAGAAAGTCCAAGCCATAACCCGGCCCGAGGGAACGCCGATCGCGCACACCACGATTCCCTACCTGATGAGCGCGCAACAAGCCGGCCAGCAGCAATTCATGTTCTTTCAGAAACAGCGCATGTCAGATCTGCTCGCGCAGGCCGATCAATTGGGACAAACCATCACCATCATGTCGAATATGTATGACTTGATGAAGCAGCTGTCGACAACCATGCACAGCATGGTCAAAAGCACGCATGAAATGTCTGACATCACGATGGAATTGCGTGATCATATCGCCGACTTCGAGGATTTTTTCCGGCCCATACGAAATTATCTGTATTGGGAACCGCACTGCTTCGACATTCCGCTGTGCTGGTCGATCAGAAGCATTTTCGACGTCCTCGACGGCGTCGACGGACTGACCGAGAAGCTGGCGCAGCTGACCGCGAATCTCGACCAGATGGACGTGATCATGCCGCAACTGCTCGCGCAGTTCCCGGAAATGATCGCAATCATGACCAGCATGAAAGCAATGCTGCTCACGATGCACAGCACCATGTCCGGGGTCTTCGGCCAGATGGACGACAACGGCGCCAATTCGACCGCCATGGGTAAAGCCTTCGACGCCGCGCAGAACGATGATTCGTTCTACATTCCACCGGAAGTCTTCAAGAACGAAGATTTCAAGCGGGTCATGAAGATCTTCATCTCGGCGGACGGCAAAGCCACCCGCATGCTCATTTCTCAAAAAGGTGATCCCACATCGCCCGACGGCATCGGCCGGGTCGACGCCATAAAAAGTGCGGCCGAAGAAGCACTAAAGGGCACCCCACTGGAAGGGTCGCAAATCTCTCTGGCCGGCACAGCGGCTTTGGTGAAAGACACGGTGACTGGAACAAGATACGATCTGATAATCGCGGTCGTTTCAGCACTGTGCCTGATATTCGTCGTGATGCTGATCGTGACGCGAAGTCTGATTGCCGCAATGGTTATCGTTGGTACGGTACTTATCTCGTTGGGCGCATCCTTCGGTCTGGCCGTTTTCATTTGGCAGTATCTGCTCGGAATACAATTGCACTGGTCGGTCTTCGTGATGACGGTGATCATTCTTCTGGCAGTCGGATCTGACTACAACTTGTTGTTGGTCGCCAGAATGAAGGAAGAATTGGGCGCCGGCATCAATACGGGGATCATTCGGGCAATGGCGGGCACCGGCAAGGTCGTGACAACCGCCGGCCTGGTATTCGCGTTCACCATGGCGTCGATGATCGTCAGCGACGTGATCAGCATCGGCCAGGTAGGCACGACGATCGCCGTCGGTCTGCTGTTCGACACCTTGGTCGTGCGCGCATTCATGACACCGTCCATCGCCGCCCTGTTAGGCCGCTGGTTCTGGTGGCCGCAACTGGTTCGGCCCCGCCCCGCCAGCACGATGCTCCGGCCGACAGGACCGCGTCCGTTGGTGCGCGCGTTGTTGCAGAACCAAGAGAAGTAAGTGTCGGCCATCCAGACCAAGACAGAGCCGACCCACCAGCTCAGTCGGCCGTTGATCGCGCGGTCGATCCGAACGCTGTCGCCTCTCATCATTGCGGTCTGGGTGGCGGTCACGGTTTATGTGACGTTCTTCGTCCCTTGGCTGGAGACCGTCAGCCGGGACCATTCCGTGCCGATGGCCCCACAGGACGCCCCGGCAGTGGTGGCCATGCACCGGATGGGCAACGAGTTCAAAGAGTCCACCTCCGACAGTTTCGCCATGCTGGTGATGGAGGGCCAGCAGGAACTCGGCGACGAGGCACACACGTACTACGACGGACTGATTCGCGCGCTGAAGAGCGATACGAAGCACGTCGAACATGTGCAGGATTTGTGGGGAGATCGACTCACCGCGGCGGGTGCGCAAAGTAAAGACGGCAAGGCCGTCTACATCCAATTGAATCTGGCCGGCAACCAGGGCACAACGTTGGGCCAACAATCAATTGCCGCGGTCCGCAACATCGCCGAACAGACTCCGGCGCCGCCCGGTATCAAGGTCTACGTCACCGGGCCCGCCGCGCTCGTGTCGGACATGCAACATGC
This window encodes:
- a CDS encoding MMPL/RND family transporter, whose amino-acid sequence is MSNHQLETSRPFIAHNIRRFSVLVILGWMAIIVGLTLGVPTLEQVEAEHAVSLNPTDAPSYKAAMRIGGAFDQSYAGNAAAMIVLEGQQPLGDDAHEYYDRMIRQFRADTKHVQNIQNFWGDPLTRGAAESDDGKAAYVQVLLSGKPGEALANESVQSVQHIIEQTPAPPGVKAYVTGPAALAADMSRAGNSTVTTITLVSIAVIFLTLLIVYRSPLTVIVLLFVVGIQLSAARGFVALLGHHEIIGLTTFAVNLLVGLVIAAGTDYAIFFIGRYHEARLAGEDRQTAFYTMYQGVAKVVLATGLTVAGATLCLSFTRLPFFQALGVPCAVGILVAVAVALTLVPAVIAAGSRFGLFEPKRKVTARGWRRIGTAIVRWPGPILVASLAITLVGLLTLPGFKPDYNDQHFLPKNIPAAEGIAAASRHFPPSAMMSPEILMVETDHDLRNSADFLVLNKLAKAVLAIPGIEKVQAITRPEGTPIAHTTIPYLMSAQQAGQQQFMFFQKQRMSDLLAQADQLGQTITIMSNMYDLMKQLSTTMHSMVKSTHEMSDITMELRDHIADFEDFFRPIRNYLYWEPHCFDIPLCWSIRSIFDVLDGVDGLTEKLAQLTANLDQMDVIMPQLLAQFPEMIAIMTSMKAMLLTMHSTMSGVFGQMDDNGANSTAMGKAFDAAQNDDSFYIPPEVFKNEDFKRVMKIFISADGKATRMLISQKGDPTSPDGIGRVDAIKSAAEEALKGTPLEGSQISLAGTAALVKDTVTGTRYDLIIAVVSALCLIFVVMLIVTRSLIAAMVIVGTVLISLGASFGLAVFIWQYLLGIQLHWSVFVMTVIILLAVGSDYNLLLVARMKEELGAGINTGIIRAMAGTGKVVTTAGLVFAFTMASMIVSDVISIGQVGTTIAVGLLFDTLVVRAFMTPSIAALLGRWFWWPQLVRPRPASTMLRPTGPRPLVRALLQNQEK
- a CDS encoding condensation domain-containing protein — encoded protein: MSIQDRPAQAPDDARRDNLLVLMDQAFYAGHHAAGQQEVMQVGWVYHHPVDIEGLERFRDKLGQGMMGRLIERSPLPFGRWRWVSDPNPAPLDIAEAVRPRDELGDWFDERTQLPIDPESGPGWRISVVRLSDGSTAISLVLSHYVIDGIGAAVAVTQALLDLPVDLGYPPPRSRSRLQALVQDARGTARDAPDTVRAFLAAVKEARRRQQDVVHSQAQASLPGPPTSGADDLMIVPNIWIRIRLDEWNALAETLGGTVSALAAAFTARLDRHMGRTHGDADNVRMLLTVNTRTMDDARAIAVSFVRVGIDPECVTADLTPARAAIKQALKDAKDTPDESAELVALTPFTPKRAWKHLMDYAVSDPEQPAVCSSLGDTGPAASRPDGTLSDGMFARGASQNVTRGWLERAGSQLHVFVGTSMEMNQVGVCVRGYQPGAVTTRSQLRELAERALTEFGLAGEID
- a CDS encoding TylF/MycF/NovP-related O-methyltransferase; this encodes MTITDYDVRSLYLDLLRRNLTRFGMHERMPSDWPLRRRLLLKAANTFGPKLRGAGVRDQNYREAGLDWPAEAETMIGMKRLTSLQECVETVLAEDVPGDLVETGVWRGGACILMRAVLAAYGDTTRNVWLCDSFQGVPRSDTDNYKADKGIHAELVSGILGVSEADVKKNFERYGLLDDQVRFLPGWFKDTLHDAPIDAISVLRLDGDLYESTIQALDGLYPRLSPGGFCIVDDYLAVKACEMAVTDYREKHGITAEIVDIDGTGVLWRKK
- a CDS encoding alpha/beta fold hydrolase; its protein translation is MTLFVREYGPADGPTIIFLHGGLMSGWTWEPVVERMQQYRCLVPDLPQYGKSFHQGPFDMGRAANAVAEIIRTRASTGRAHVVGFSLGAQVGVQLLATEPQLVDRAVLSSTVINTLPAVQLTRRLARRLAQTAWFRWTVIDRFWDERQAADNVDYHDDARLNAGDQLADIAGASAGFTLPRGLGKSQVPTLFVAGSDELRLVRRSAAKLAQSMPNGVERVATGMGHDWPLRSPDLFCRTVAAWVCRAPLPPELVLPASGGRGLSKAKLRQRRSV
- a CDS encoding sulfotransferase family protein; translated protein: MTSRPSAENPRDTPQPGARSRPVALFVLGNGRSGTSALARVLSLCGGSLPPGLLGATSENPRGFFEARAVIHLNQAILHDHDSSGYDTALDSYQDGAFAAEKNGAWVAKLKDYLASLPPAPVLIIKEPKTTAVSRIWFEAARQAGFDVAAVVAVRHPDEIIGSLEKRANQQNYVDSSPELTCAWWLKYSLLAERDTRDVPRVFVEYSNLLEDWRRELKRISTAIAIDLDAKDEAEVDEFLTPDLRHHQTRGQVTEPFGTDWIGTVYESLAAAARDGSWDEAELDRVFAAYGASERGFRQVFKDAGRYRNLDRLLPPFVVKLGLETLALVHRRKGTWA
- a CDS encoding MmpS family transport accessory protein codes for the protein MKRLWIPLLVIAVLAAGGLTVSRLHGIFGSETGLSYSDTKNEKAKPYNPKKMKYEIFGPPGTSAQISYFDENGNPVHTDATLPWSLEFPISAAAGIGSIAAQGDSDTIGCRISIDGDVKADNTTTHEVSSFVSCLLKAA
- a CDS encoding Gfo/Idh/MocA family protein; the protein is MTGIVRIGVLGAATITPAALINPAKDNAEVVVAAVAARDVSRAQAFAAKHGIARVHDSYEALIADPHLDAVYNPLPNGLHGKWTRAAIEAGKHVLCEKPFAANAAEAREIAEFAAASDRVVMEAFHYLYHPLALRAQEIIASGELGILERLDIAFCFPLPKFSDIRYDYSLAGGATMDAGCYAVHMLRAFGGATPEVCSAQAKLRGSNVDRAMVAQLRFPAGHTGSLRCSMWSTDLLRISLRVTGDQGELYVLNPLLPQLFHRFTVRSGGGKRVERFPRRATYAYQLDAFAAAVLRGAPVLTTPDDAIETMTVIDSIYHAAGLPVRQPT
- a CDS encoding glycosyltransferase produces the protein MKFVLAFYGTRGDVEPGIAVGRELMRRGHDVLMAIPPDSIGSAESVGLAAVAYGPDTRAWLEDTRDFWGYFFRNFWRFREVQKYLRESREPGMRAWTEMSRSLASVAGGADVLVSGVSYEELVFDVSEYCGVPLATVFWFPMRVNGKLLPRVPGPVLRAAMKVYEWVVWLSVKNVVGLARRELGLPPATGPVPGRIAELESLEIQAYDDALFPGLADEWAGWDGQRPFVGTLTLELATEADDDVMSWIAAGTPPICFGFGSIPVESPADMIAMIAGACAQVGERALVCAGWTDFSDVPQFDHVKVVGAVNYATIFPSCRAVVHHGGAGTTAAGLRAGLPTLVLYMADVQVIWGAAVKGLKVGATRKFTAATEKTLVADLRTILAPAYLTRARELAARMIRPADSATRAADLLEDFARRKRVG